Proteins encoded within one genomic window of Ideonella dechloratans:
- a CDS encoding TolC family protein has product MSQPLSDFRWRLAPVLLACLSMPVGLHAETLAQAMDQAVQVDGQLQASEHQVSAAQAALAAAQGQALPSFAVDGLYNHWSQAPAVQATVPMLGTLQMPVMEVNGGVYRAGVSVPLYTSGALSSNAQAAEATVGAARSASERSRQDLRLQVAEAYINVLRARSLLDLADSGVQTLASHLTDVKAYLDKGLVARGDLLAAQAASDNARQDRIRAQTALQIAESAYNRLLGRPLAQPVVIDEIAVNPAELATLDTGRTRAEVTALIRQTEALRAQSDAARAQGGPQVLLSAGFNQMDNRYLAKEGLWNVAVGLHWSLFDGGVYSSQADALAAKADAVAAQRADAETQIALQQRADRLRVDEAAARIDAAQSAVAQADENLRVARDRYQSGVGTNTEVLDAETLRLKSHNNLSNARHDHALAVQRLKRDYDAL; this is encoded by the coding sequence ATGTCGCAGCCTCTGTCCGACTTCCGCTGGCGCCTCGCGCCCGTCCTGCTGGCCTGCCTCTCCATGCCGGTGGGGCTGCACGCCGAGACCCTGGCCCAGGCCATGGACCAGGCGGTGCAGGTCGATGGCCAGTTGCAGGCCAGTGAACACCAGGTCAGTGCCGCCCAGGCCGCATTGGCTGCGGCCCAGGGCCAGGCCCTGCCCAGCTTCGCGGTGGATGGCCTCTACAACCATTGGTCTCAGGCCCCGGCCGTGCAAGCCACCGTGCCCATGCTGGGCACGCTGCAGATGCCGGTGATGGAGGTCAACGGCGGCGTCTACCGCGCCGGCGTGAGCGTGCCGCTCTACACCAGTGGGGCCTTGAGCAGCAACGCCCAGGCTGCCGAGGCCACGGTGGGCGCGGCGCGCAGCGCCAGCGAGCGCAGCCGACAGGACCTGCGCCTGCAGGTGGCCGAGGCCTACATCAACGTGCTGCGCGCCCGCAGCCTGCTGGACCTGGCCGACAGTGGCGTGCAGACCCTGGCCTCGCACCTGACCGACGTGAAGGCCTACCTGGACAAGGGGCTGGTGGCGCGCGGCGACCTGCTGGCGGCCCAGGCCGCGTCCGACAACGCCCGCCAGGACCGCATCCGCGCCCAGACCGCGCTGCAGATCGCCGAGTCGGCCTACAACCGCCTGCTGGGCCGGCCACTGGCGCAGCCGGTGGTGATCGACGAGATCGCCGTCAACCCGGCTGAGCTGGCCACGCTGGACACCGGCCGCACCCGCGCCGAGGTGACCGCGCTGATCCGCCAGACCGAGGCGCTGCGCGCCCAGTCCGACGCCGCGCGCGCCCAGGGGGGCCCGCAGGTGCTGCTGAGCGCCGGCTTCAACCAGATGGACAACCGCTACCTGGCCAAGGAAGGGCTGTGGAACGTGGCGGTGGGCCTGCACTGGTCGCTCTTCGATGGCGGCGTGTACAGCAGCCAGGCCGATGCGCTGGCGGCCAAGGCCGATGCGGTGGCCGCCCAGCGGGCCGATGCCGAGACCCAGATCGCGCTACAGCAGCGCGCCGACCGCCTGCGGGTGGACGAGGCGGCCGCCCGCATCGACGCGGCCCAGAGCGCCGTCGCCCAGGCCGACGAGAACCTGCGCGTGGCGCGCGATCGCTACCAGTCCGGCGTGGGCACCAACACCGAGGTGCTGGACGCCGAGACTCTGCGCCTGAAGAGCCACAACAACCTGAGCAACGCCCGCCACGACCATGCCCTGGCGGTGCAGCGGCTCAAGCGCGACTACGACGCCCTGTGA
- a CDS encoding TetR/AcrR family transcriptional regulator encodes MNSPTSRLGRWRKAPVQARVDDTLRAIFEATAQLLEGEGLDRLSTNRIAARAGFAVGTLYQYFPNKQELLVAMAEDELERGLQALEGVVQAQAGAPREAAVRAVLAVWLRAFGGRHKVMGDVIRTVLLHRDVQDVHRRFSPAALRVADRLITVTGGQGHPSLTPELRFVLGHALLSSVRAALLDEPALIARPAFEDALVRLALGLLPVA; translated from the coding sequence ATGAACTCCCCCACCTCGCGCCTCGGGCGCTGGCGCAAGGCGCCCGTGCAGGCCCGGGTCGATGACACGCTGCGGGCCATCTTCGAGGCCACGGCCCAGCTGTTGGAAGGCGAAGGCCTGGACCGGCTGAGCACCAACCGCATCGCCGCGCGTGCCGGCTTCGCGGTGGGCACGCTCTACCAGTACTTCCCGAACAAGCAGGAACTGCTGGTGGCCATGGCCGAGGACGAACTGGAGCGCGGGCTGCAAGCGCTGGAGGGCGTCGTGCAGGCCCAGGCAGGTGCGCCGCGCGAGGCCGCGGTGCGGGCCGTGCTGGCGGTGTGGCTGCGCGCCTTCGGCGGGCGCCACAAGGTGATGGGCGACGTGATCCGCACCGTGCTGCTGCACCGGGACGTGCAGGACGTGCACCGCCGCTTCTCCCCGGCCGCCCTGCGCGTGGCCGACCGGCTGATCACGGTGACCGGCGGCCAGGGTCACCCGTCGCTGACCCCCGAACTGCGCTTCGTCCTGGGCCATGCGCTGCTGTCCAGCGTGCGCGCCGCCCTGCTGGACGAGCCGGCGCTGATCGCCAGGCCGGCCTTCGAGGACGCCCTGGTGCGGCTGGCCCTGGGCCTGCTGCCCGTGGCCTGA
- a CDS encoding aminoacyl-tRNA deacylase, whose translation MAKKDKHVSETPATQWLKQQGVAYTEHVYEYVDHGGTGESARQLGWPEHAVVKTLVMQDEKAEPLIILMHGDKQVSTKNLARAIGVKSVEPCKPEVAQRHSGYLVGGTSPFGTRKAMRVFVEETVLALERVLINGGRRGYLVEIAPAVLIGPLGAQPVHCAI comes from the coding sequence ACGTCAGCGAGACGCCCGCCACCCAGTGGCTCAAGCAGCAGGGCGTGGCCTACACCGAGCATGTCTACGAGTACGTGGACCATGGCGGCACCGGCGAATCGGCCCGCCAGCTCGGCTGGCCCGAGCACGCGGTGGTCAAGACCCTGGTGATGCAGGATGAGAAGGCCGAGCCGCTGATCATCCTGATGCACGGTGACAAGCAGGTCAGCACCAAGAACCTGGCGCGCGCCATCGGCGTCAAGAGCGTGGAGCCCTGCAAGCCCGAGGTGGCCCAGCGCCACAGCGGCTATCTTGTGGGCGGCACCTCGCCCTTCGGCACCCGCAAGGCCATGCGGGTCTTCGTCGAAGAGACCGTGCTGGCGCTGGAGCGCGTCCTGATCAACGGTGGCCGACGTGGCTACCTGGTGGAGATCGCCCCCGCGGTGCTCATCGGTCCCCTGGGCGCGCAGCCGGTGCACTGCGCGATCTGA
- a CDS encoding HlyD family secretion protein, which produces MKLSKPVVLGIGAAAVLVAAVLGWRLVLAHRALPEGLIQVNGRIEGDQVSVASKLAGRIAELKVREGDSVQAGQVLAVMDAAQIQAKVEQAQAAVTALASQRAAVETSLGALRRQVPLDQAAADTGVSQAAAVKTKADAARAQAERDAQRLEDLAQRGSVPVQRAEQARLAATAAAADAAAAQEALARAKVMSAQAGLGADKIRAQESQLAAVTAQQAQAQATLAEAQSVLNDLSLKAPSAGVVVTRVREPGEIVGAGSPIVELVDLDHLYLKAYVPEAQIGRLRLGLPAQVWTDAFPGQAFAATVKNIGQRAEFTPKEVQTPDERVKLTYAVKLYLDQNPEHRLTPGVPADAVVRWKDGVAWQQPRW; this is translated from the coding sequence ATGAAACTCTCCAAACCTGTCGTGCTGGGAATCGGGGCTGCGGCCGTGCTCGTGGCCGCCGTGCTGGGTTGGCGTCTGGTGCTGGCGCACCGCGCGCTGCCGGAAGGGCTGATCCAGGTGAACGGCCGCATCGAGGGCGACCAGGTCAGCGTGGCCAGCAAGCTGGCTGGCCGCATTGCCGAGCTGAAGGTGCGCGAGGGCGACAGTGTGCAGGCCGGCCAGGTGCTGGCGGTGATGGATGCGGCCCAGATCCAGGCCAAGGTGGAGCAGGCCCAGGCGGCCGTGACCGCGCTGGCCTCGCAGCGGGCGGCGGTCGAGACCTCGCTGGGGGCGCTGCGCCGCCAGGTGCCGCTGGACCAGGCCGCGGCCGACACCGGCGTGTCGCAAGCGGCCGCGGTCAAGACCAAGGCCGATGCCGCCCGGGCCCAGGCCGAGCGCGATGCGCAGCGCCTGGAAGACCTGGCCCAGCGCGGCTCGGTGCCGGTGCAGCGCGCCGAGCAGGCCCGGCTGGCGGCCACCGCCGCCGCAGCCGATGCCGCCGCAGCCCAGGAGGCCCTGGCCCGTGCCAAGGTGATGTCGGCCCAGGCCGGCCTGGGGGCGGACAAGATCCGCGCCCAGGAAAGCCAGCTGGCGGCCGTCACCGCCCAGCAGGCCCAGGCCCAGGCCACACTGGCCGAGGCCCAGAGCGTGCTGAACGACCTGAGCCTGAAGGCGCCCAGCGCCGGCGTGGTGGTCACCCGTGTGCGCGAGCCCGGCGAGATCGTCGGCGCCGGCAGCCCCATCGTCGAGCTGGTGGACCTGGACCACCTCTACCTCAAGGCCTATGTGCCCGAGGCCCAGATCGGCCGCCTGCGCCTGGGCCTGCCCGCCCAGGTCTGGACCGACGCCTTCCCCGGCCAGGCCTTTGCCGCCACGGTGAAGAACATCGGCCAGCGCGCCGAGTTCACGCCCAAGGAAGTGCAGACGCCCGATGAGCGGGTCAAGCTCACCTACGCGGTCAAGCTCTACCTGGACCAGAACCCCGAACACCGCCTGACCCCCGGGGTGCCGGCCGACGCCGTGGTGCGCTGGAAGGACGGTGTGGCTTGGCAGCAGCCGCGCTGGTGA